In Stenotrophomonas sp. 169, one DNA window encodes the following:
- a CDS encoding DUF1631 domain-containing protein yields the protein MLVREATLPALSLAFTTVLARFDDVLFDRAATAGSSQLLFLDGMRELRRRRDDIGNGFIAHLERSWDAFAAGTPLSAEVTLSGQGDEVLSLVGEHELESRLAARQFATILLRDFKSVLGRLDRRLGFIGGGLELDADTNPISPEHLGVAVHEAFADCELAPEVRLVLIKLCERDLHGPVGKIYEKVDDHLVKAGVMPNMATPRRQPPPPPRPQQAAAAQGMLDDLVEHRQAPGADAYEGQDDGQAAPAWAQRFTDRWAQQRGSLQGMPGDGESGPSGQGGEQGMLLDALHELLRQTRHVREDATSAAQVAVGQQRPLSQREMMSVLSLLQATPSATLRAAIGEDGESLAQRLKSEVLSNATQLGMDPSQARLDPQDEDAIDLVGMLFDVMLDERELEGRSRELIGRLVVPFVKVAMLDRRMFVQKTHPARKLLNSLAEACEGNTGESQAERVLMGKVEEIIERLVAEFNENLAIFLTLEEEFRDFLAQHRRRIEIAERRAAETQRGQEKLELARARSSAELDRRIADATLPQAIAEFLRQPWQHHLTLALLREGDDGASVAEALALADGLLDEVAEARRKIVGKPWLQAWQPALGRVFTSVGVHGDGAARAIDALHDTLQSIAESRPELERALPDLPQGMLPPPPPTDPTSAEVTASVDDDNFDNADADRFRRMEIGIWLDFIDKDGKLQAGKLSWISPISQRLLFVNRRGVRFCVASPEELAVMVRLGRLRPHVDNGAFDSAMQGVIDRLDPQANRTVH from the coding sequence ATGCTGGTGCGCGAAGCGACCCTGCCCGCGCTATCGCTTGCATTCACGACCGTGCTCGCACGGTTCGACGACGTGCTGTTCGACCGTGCCGCAACGGCCGGCTCCTCGCAGCTGTTGTTCCTGGATGGCATGCGCGAGCTGCGCCGACGGCGCGACGATATCGGCAATGGCTTCATCGCCCATCTGGAGCGCAGCTGGGATGCCTTTGCTGCCGGTACACCGTTGTCGGCCGAGGTGACCTTGTCCGGGCAAGGCGACGAAGTGCTGAGCCTGGTGGGTGAGCATGAACTGGAATCGCGCCTGGCGGCGCGGCAGTTCGCCACCATCCTGTTGCGCGATTTCAAATCCGTGCTGGGCCGCCTTGATCGGCGGCTGGGTTTCATCGGCGGCGGTCTGGAGCTGGATGCGGATACCAATCCGATCAGCCCCGAACATCTGGGCGTGGCGGTGCACGAGGCGTTCGCCGACTGCGAGCTGGCTCCGGAAGTCCGCCTGGTCCTGATCAAGTTGTGCGAGCGCGATCTGCACGGCCCGGTGGGCAAGATCTACGAAAAGGTGGACGACCATCTGGTCAAGGCGGGGGTGATGCCGAACATGGCAACGCCACGCCGGCAGCCACCGCCGCCACCGCGCCCGCAGCAGGCCGCTGCCGCGCAAGGCATGCTGGATGACTTGGTGGAACACCGCCAGGCACCGGGCGCGGACGCCTATGAAGGGCAGGATGATGGCCAGGCCGCACCGGCGTGGGCGCAACGGTTCACGGACCGCTGGGCGCAGCAGCGCGGTTCGCTGCAGGGCATGCCGGGTGACGGTGAAAGTGGACCCTCGGGGCAGGGCGGCGAACAAGGCATGCTGCTGGATGCGTTGCATGAGTTGCTGCGCCAGACCCGCCACGTACGCGAGGACGCCACGTCCGCCGCACAGGTCGCGGTGGGACAGCAGCGTCCGTTGAGCCAGCGCGAAATGATGTCGGTGCTCTCGCTGCTGCAGGCCACGCCCAGCGCCACCTTGCGTGCAGCCATCGGCGAAGACGGCGAGTCACTGGCGCAACGGTTGAAGAGCGAAGTGCTGTCCAACGCGACCCAGCTGGGCATGGACCCCAGCCAGGCCCGGTTGGACCCGCAGGACGAAGATGCGATCGATCTGGTCGGCATGCTGTTCGACGTCATGCTGGACGAACGTGAGTTGGAAGGCCGCTCGCGCGAGCTGATCGGTCGCCTGGTGGTGCCGTTCGTGAAGGTCGCGATGCTGGACAGGCGCATGTTCGTGCAGAAGACCCACCCCGCGCGCAAGCTGCTCAACTCGCTGGCCGAGGCCTGCGAAGGCAATACCGGCGAAAGCCAGGCCGAGCGCGTGTTGATGGGCAAGGTCGAAGAGATCATTGAACGACTGGTCGCCGAGTTCAACGAGAACCTGGCGATCTTCCTCACCCTGGAAGAAGAATTCCGCGACTTCCTGGCCCAGCACCGTCGGCGGATCGAGATCGCCGAGCGTCGTGCAGCGGAGACGCAGCGTGGCCAGGAGAAACTCGAACTGGCCCGTGCACGCTCCAGCGCCGAGCTGGATCGGCGCATCGCCGACGCGACGCTGCCGCAGGCGATCGCCGAGTTCCTGCGCCAGCCGTGGCAGCATCATCTGACCCTGGCGCTGCTGCGCGAGGGCGACGATGGGGCATCGGTGGCCGAAGCTCTGGCGCTGGCCGATGGGTTGCTGGATGAAGTCGCCGAGGCGCGGCGCAAGATCGTCGGCAAGCCGTGGTTGCAGGCGTGGCAGCCGGCACTGGGGCGGGTGTTCACCAGCGTCGGCGTGCACGGTGACGGCGCGGCACGCGCGATCGATGCGCTGCACGACACGCTGCAGAGCATCGCCGAGTCGCGTCCCGAGCTGGAGCGCGCGCTGCCGGATTTGCCGCAGGGCATGCTGCCGCCGCCGCCGCCCACCGACCCCACCTCTGCGGAAGTGACCGCATCGGTGGATGACGACAACTTCGACAATGCCGACGCCGATCGTTTCCGTCGCATGGAGATCGGCATCTGGCTGGACTTCATCGACAAGGACGGCAAGCTGCAGGCCGGCAAGCTGTCGTGGATCAGCCCGATCTCCCAGCGGCTGCTGTTCGTCAACCGCCGCGGCGTCCGCTTCTGCGTCGCCTCCCCGGAAGAACTGGCCGTCATGGTGCGCCTCGGCCGCCTGCGCCCGCACGTAGACAACGGCGCATTCGACAGCGCCATGCAAGGCGTGATCGACCGCCTGGATCCTCAGGCCAACCGCACCGTGCATTGA
- a CDS encoding nitroreductase, whose translation MSDPAALTALDARRSVPSRQLGEPGPDAATVLRMLESAVRVPDHGKRVPFRFLQIDGDARAALGEFLVGRAQQRDPQVSSAQLEKDRQRFNHAPLVITVVSRIRPDAKVPAEEQLMTVGCVCFALLQAAQALGFGAQWLTGWMAFDAAVHAHLGLTEEEGIAGFIHIGTPKTEIPERDRPDPQALLQQWTGTA comes from the coding sequence ATGTCCGATCCTGCTGCCCTGACCGCCCTCGATGCACGCCGTTCGGTGCCTTCGCGCCAGCTGGGCGAGCCTGGCCCGGACGCCGCCACCGTGCTGCGCATGCTCGAATCGGCCGTCCGTGTGCCCGACCACGGCAAGCGCGTGCCCTTCCGCTTCCTGCAGATCGACGGCGACGCACGCGCGGCGCTGGGCGAATTCCTTGTAGGACGTGCGCAGCAACGTGACCCGCAGGTGTCGTCCGCGCAGCTGGAGAAGGACCGCCAACGGTTCAACCATGCCCCGCTGGTCATCACCGTCGTCAGCCGTATCCGCCCGGATGCAAAGGTGCCCGCCGAGGAGCAGCTGATGACGGTCGGCTGTGTCTGCTTCGCCCTGCTGCAGGCCGCACAGGCACTGGGCTTCGGCGCCCAGTGGTTGACCGGCTGGATGGCCTTCGACGCAGCCGTGCACGCCCATCTCGGACTGACCGAGGAAGAAGGGATCGCCGGTTTCATCCATATCGGCACCCCGAAAACCGAGATCCCCGAACGCGACCGGCCCGATCCGCAGGCCCTGCTGCAGCAGTGGACGGGCACGGCGTGA
- a CDS encoding 5'-3' exonuclease H3TH domain-containing protein yields MPSSTPTAQRPRAPLYLVDASIYVFRAWHSMPDEFQDAQGWPTNAVHGFARFLLDLLERQRPKHIAIAFDEALDNGYRNRLYPAYKANRDPAPEALRRQFVHCKALCAALGLPVMAHHDYEADDLIGSALHAHRSTHHGLIISADKDLSQLLLEQDEQWDFARNVRWDMHGVKGRLGVHAHQVADYLALCGDAVDNIPGITGVGSKSAAVLLAHFGSLDALYERLDEVPFLRLRGAAQMAVRLREQREHALLWRQLTTIALDAPLDGTVSGLLRDEVDPQLLDGLCSTLRFGPLTRRRLFAVAGLGDTSAPAPYPTSSEFA; encoded by the coding sequence CTGCCGTCGAGCACGCCAACGGCTCAGCGACCGCGCGCGCCGTTGTATCTGGTGGATGCCAGCATCTACGTCTTCCGCGCCTGGCATTCGATGCCGGACGAGTTCCAGGATGCGCAGGGCTGGCCCACCAACGCCGTGCACGGTTTTGCACGCTTCCTGCTGGACCTGCTGGAGCGGCAGCGCCCCAAGCACATCGCCATCGCCTTCGACGAAGCGCTGGACAACGGCTACCGCAACCGGCTGTATCCCGCCTACAAGGCCAACCGCGATCCGGCCCCGGAAGCCCTGCGCCGGCAGTTCGTCCACTGCAAGGCCCTGTGCGCGGCCCTCGGCCTGCCGGTGATGGCGCACCATGATTACGAAGCCGACGACCTGATCGGCAGCGCCCTGCACGCCCATCGCAGCACCCACCACGGGTTGATCATCTCCGCAGACAAAGACCTGTCGCAGCTGTTGCTGGAGCAGGACGAGCAATGGGATTTCGCCCGCAACGTCCGCTGGGACATGCACGGCGTCAAAGGCCGACTGGGCGTGCATGCGCACCAGGTCGCCGATTACCTTGCGCTGTGCGGTGATGCGGTCGACAACATTCCCGGCATCACCGGCGTGGGCAGCAAGTCCGCTGCCGTGCTGCTGGCCCACTTCGGCAGCCTGGACGCCTTGTACGAGCGACTGGACGAAGTGCCGTTCCTGCGTCTGCGTGGCGCGGCCCAGATGGCGGTGCGACTGCGCGAGCAGCGCGAGCACGCCCTGCTGTGGCGGCAGCTGACCACCATCGCACTGGATGCACCACTGGACGGCACGGTCAGCGGCCTGTTGCGCGACGAGGTGGATCCACAGCTGCTTGACGGCCTGTGCAGCACGCTGCGCTTCGGCCCCTTGACCCGCCGGCGGCTGTTCGCCGTGGCCGGCCTCGGGGACACCAGCGCGCCAGCCCCTTACCCCACATCGAGCGAGTTCGCATGA
- a CDS encoding NUDIX hydrolase, whose translation MSQRTTEAPRVVFEGKYQRMVVRGTWEYSERTHAGGLAAIIIAVTPQDTVLFVEQFRVPLQARTIEMPAGLVGDIDAGESIELSAVRELEEETGWTAEHAEVLMIGPTSSGASSEKIAFVRATGLSRVGVGGGDDSEDITVHEIPRANAAAWLVQKIGEGYELDAKLWAGLWMIDHHLDGTPRG comes from the coding sequence ATGAGCCAGCGCACCACCGAAGCCCCTCGCGTCGTCTTCGAAGGCAAGTACCAGCGCATGGTCGTGCGCGGCACCTGGGAATACAGCGAGCGTACCCACGCCGGTGGTCTGGCTGCGATCATCATCGCGGTCACCCCGCAGGACACGGTGCTGTTCGTCGAGCAGTTCCGCGTGCCCCTGCAAGCCAGGACGATCGAAATGCCGGCCGGCCTGGTCGGTGACATCGACGCAGGTGAGTCCATTGAACTGTCCGCCGTGCGCGAGCTGGAAGAAGAAACCGGCTGGACGGCCGAGCATGCCGAGGTGCTGATGATCGGGCCGACGTCGTCCGGCGCGAGCAGCGAGAAGATCGCCTTCGTACGCGCTACCGGCCTGAGCCGGGTGGGTGTCGGCGGCGGCGATGACAGCGAGGACATCACCGTGCATGAGATCCCACGCGCCAACGCCGCTGCCTGGCTGGTGCAGAAGATCGGCGAAGGCTACGAGCTGGATGCCAAGCTGTGGGCGGGCCTGTGGATGATCGACCATCATCTGGATGGCACCCCGCGTGGCTGA
- a CDS encoding N-formylglutamate amidohydrolase, translating to MADADLRHAPSLLGADDPPVFAIHRPQGTSPYVLLADHAGQCVPHALRALGLPQAELDRHIGWDIGIAGTTRALSERLDAWAIEQTYSRLVIDCNRPLTSPTLMPETSDHTVVPGNAALYAAERQQRIDAIHTPYHARIDDELDARRAASRPTLLVMMHSFTPRMNGVERPWHAGVLYHRDTRMADALLHALRDEDDLVVGDNQPYAVSSTSDYAVPVHGEGRGLLHVELEIRQDLIADTAGQRAWADRLARIFTALQPVLLG from the coding sequence GTGGCTGATGCCGATCTGCGCCACGCGCCGTCCCTGCTGGGCGCGGACGACCCGCCGGTGTTCGCCATCCACCGCCCGCAGGGCACATCGCCGTACGTGCTGCTGGCCGACCACGCCGGCCAGTGCGTGCCGCATGCATTGCGTGCACTGGGCCTGCCGCAGGCCGAGCTGGACCGGCACATCGGCTGGGACATCGGCATCGCCGGCACCACCCGTGCGCTGTCCGAACGGCTGGATGCCTGGGCCATCGAACAGACGTATTCGCGGCTGGTGATCGACTGCAACCGCCCGCTGACGTCCCCCACGCTGATGCCTGAAACCAGCGATCACACGGTGGTTCCGGGCAATGCGGCCCTGTACGCCGCCGAGCGGCAACAACGCATCGATGCCATCCACACGCCATACCATGCGCGCATCGACGACGAGCTGGACGCGCGGCGCGCCGCATCGCGCCCGACCCTGCTGGTGATGATGCACAGCTTCACCCCCAGGATGAACGGCGTGGAGCGGCCGTGGCATGCCGGCGTGCTGTACCACCGCGATACGCGCATGGCCGATGCGCTGTTGCACGCGCTGCGCGACGAGGACGACCTGGTGGTCGGTGACAACCAGCCGTACGCAGTGAGCAGCACCAGCGACTACGCCGTGCCTGTGCATGGCGAAGGCCGGGGCCTGCTGCACGTGGAACTGGAAATCCGCCAGGACCTGATCGCCGATACCGCCGGCCAGCGGGCATGGGCGGACAGGCTGGCGCGCATTTTCACCGCGCTGCAGCCGGTACTGCTCGGCTGA
- a CDS encoding MFS transporter — protein sequence MNPRIPLFPPRLALTLLAMAQLIIALDATIIFVALHEMGIQLDINAQQLQWIVSAYTVAFGGCLLLGGRAADLLGRRRLYRIGMALFALASLVGGLSSSAGMLIAARAVQGIGAALLFPATLSLINTIYAEGAARNRALAIWSMASAAGLALGTLLGGVLTQFFGWSSVLLVIVPVAAACAGLAGRWLPQDAAVPSGRSFDLAGCATVTLGGSLLVTTLVQGPEWGWTAPLTLACLLLSVALLWVFVQIEKRSRDPLMQFALLRLRSLRAAMLLTMLFMSSFGVQYYFLALYFQDGYGWSPLQAGLAFLLPTLVCTYGISVAERMLSRRSPRQVLALGMGAGALGIAGVALALPHGQTYWALLPGIVVLSLGQGMTWTAMWIVAGQGVPAAQQGVASGMAATAQQIGGALGLAVLVMAANAGRTAGAAGSSVEALQGLITAQYGAALFALLGVAVALWLRPSR from the coding sequence ATGAACCCACGTATCCCGCTGTTTCCGCCCCGTCTCGCGCTGACCCTGCTGGCCATGGCCCAGCTGATCATCGCGCTGGATGCCACGATCATCTTCGTCGCGTTGCATGAGATGGGCATCCAGCTGGACATCAATGCGCAGCAGTTGCAGTGGATCGTCAGTGCCTACACCGTGGCGTTTGGCGGCTGCCTGTTGCTGGGAGGGCGGGCGGCGGATCTGCTGGGGCGTCGCCGCCTGTATCGCATCGGCATGGCGCTGTTCGCACTGGCCTCACTGGTCGGTGGGCTGAGCAGCAGCGCAGGCATGTTGATCGCGGCCCGCGCGGTGCAGGGCATCGGTGCGGCCCTGCTGTTCCCGGCCACGCTCTCACTGATCAACACGATCTACGCCGAGGGCGCGGCGCGCAACCGGGCGCTGGCGATCTGGAGCATGGCCAGCGCGGCGGGGCTCGCGCTGGGCACGTTGCTCGGAGGCGTGCTGACGCAGTTCTTTGGCTGGTCATCGGTGCTGCTGGTGATCGTGCCCGTCGCCGCGGCGTGCGCCGGGTTGGCGGGACGCTGGTTGCCGCAGGATGCGGCGGTGCCCTCGGGTCGCTCCTTCGACCTGGCCGGCTGCGCGACGGTGACCTTGGGCGGCAGCCTGCTGGTGACCACGCTGGTGCAGGGGCCCGAGTGGGGCTGGACGGCGCCGCTGACGCTTGCGTGCCTGCTGCTGTCGGTCGCCCTGCTGTGGGTCTTCGTGCAGATTGAAAAGCGCAGCCGCGATCCGTTGATGCAGTTCGCGCTGCTGCGGCTGCGCAGCCTGCGTGCGGCCATGCTGCTCACGATGTTGTTCATGAGCAGCTTCGGCGTGCAGTACTACTTCCTTGCGTTGTACTTCCAGGATGGCTACGGCTGGTCACCGCTGCAGGCCGGGTTGGCGTTCCTGCTGCCCACGCTGGTATGCACCTACGGCATCAGCGTGGCCGAACGCATGCTCAGCCGACGCTCACCGCGGCAGGTGCTCGCGCTTGGCATGGGCGCTGGCGCGCTCGGCATCGCCGGCGTGGCGCTGGCCTTGCCGCATGGCCAGACCTACTGGGCACTGCTGCCGGGCATCGTCGTGCTCAGCCTGGGCCAAGGCATGACCTGGACGGCGATGTGGATTGTCGCGGGGCAGGGTGTGCCGGCGGCGCAGCAGGGCGTTGCCTCGGGCATGGCGGCCACGGCCCAGCAGATCGGGGGGGCGCTGGGGCTGGCGGTGCTGGTGATGGCGGCCAACGCCGGGCGCACCGCTGGTGCCGCCGGTTCAAGTGTGGAGGCGCTGCAGGGCTTGATCACTGCGCAGTACGGTGCAGCGCTGTTCGCGCTGCTGGGCGTGGCGGTGGCGTTGTGGCTGCGTCCGTCGCGATGA
- a CDS encoding LysR family transcriptional regulator, which produces MDLNAVRMLVQVADARSFTVAAGQLGISQSGLSRAIGRLETELGVRLLNRNTRNVSLTPDGRQFVDHCTPLLSGLEDAERRLGDRPCTPSGILKLTAPSMFGRKVLVPLAGRLMAEHPLLQFELVLNDRLVDLVDEGFDAALRTGPISDVRMVARPLRPLHWVTVAAPGYLARHGAPATVDALHDHVCLAVRNLRSGRLVDWQFREDGRLREFTAPARMVFDSGDPLVEAAVAGVGIVQVMDFAVADALAAGTLQRVLQPFEGRSRALSLVYPPSRQASPKLKVLADALLAGEW; this is translated from the coding sequence ATGGATCTCAACGCCGTGCGCATGCTGGTGCAGGTCGCCGACGCCCGCAGCTTCACCGTGGCGGCGGGTCAGCTGGGCATCAGTCAGTCCGGGCTGTCGCGTGCGATCGGGCGGCTGGAAACGGAGCTTGGCGTGCGCCTGCTCAACCGCAACACGCGCAATGTCAGCCTGACACCGGATGGCCGTCAGTTCGTCGACCATTGCACGCCGTTGTTGTCCGGTCTGGAAGACGCTGAGCGGCGTTTGGGGGACCGCCCCTGCACGCCCTCCGGCATCCTCAAGCTCACCGCGCCGTCGATGTTCGGTCGCAAGGTGCTGGTGCCACTGGCGGGCAGGCTGATGGCCGAGCATCCGCTGCTGCAGTTCGAGCTGGTGCTCAACGATCGGCTGGTCGATCTGGTGGACGAGGGCTTCGATGCCGCACTGCGCACCGGGCCGATCAGCGATGTGCGCATGGTCGCTCGCCCCCTGCGTCCACTGCACTGGGTCACGGTGGCCGCGCCCGGTTACCTGGCCCGGCACGGCGCACCCGCCACCGTTGATGCGCTGCATGACCACGTGTGCCTGGCCGTGCGCAACCTGCGCAGCGGACGGCTGGTCGACTGGCAATTCCGCGAAGACGGCCGGCTGCGCGAATTCACCGCCCCGGCGCGGATGGTGTTCGACAGCGGCGACCCGCTGGTGGAAGCGGCAGTGGCCGGTGTGGGTATCGTGCAGGTGATGGATTTCGCGGTGGCCGATGCCTTGGCGGCCGGCACGCTGCAGCGCGTGCTGCAACCCTTTGAAGGACGCAGTCGTGCGCTGTCGCTGGTCTACCCGCCGTCGCGGCAGGCGTCACCGAAGCTGAAGGTGCTGGCTGATGCGTTGTTGGCCGGAGAGTGGTGA
- the pip gene encoding prolyl aminopeptidase, whose protein sequence is MRTLYPDIAPYDQGTLKVDDRHTLYFEQCGNPDGKPVVLLHGGPGGGCSDKMRRFHDPAKYRIILFDQRGSGRSTPHADLVDNTTWDLVADIEKLREHLSVEKWQVFGGSWGSTLALAYAQTHPDKVSELVLRGIFMLRRWELEWFYQEGANRLFPDAWEHYLKPIPAVERHDLISAFHRRLTSDDEATRLAAAKAWSVWEGATSFLHVDDDFVNSHEDPQFALAFARIENHYFVNGGFFEVEDQLLRDAHRIADIPGVIVHGRYDVVCPLANAWDLTKVWPKAKLDITPASGHSAFEAENVDALVRATDSFA, encoded by the coding sequence ATGCGTACGCTGTACCCCGACATCGCCCCGTACGACCAGGGCACGCTGAAGGTCGATGACCGCCACACGCTGTATTTCGAACAGTGCGGCAACCCTGACGGCAAGCCGGTGGTACTGCTGCATGGCGGCCCCGGTGGCGGCTGCAGCGACAAGATGCGCCGTTTCCACGATCCGGCGAAGTACCGCATCATCCTGTTCGACCAGCGCGGCTCGGGCCGGTCCACGCCGCACGCCGATCTGGTGGACAACACCACTTGGGACCTGGTCGCGGACATCGAAAAACTGCGCGAGCACCTGTCCGTCGAGAAGTGGCAGGTGTTCGGCGGCAGCTGGGGTTCCACCCTGGCGCTGGCCTATGCTCAGACCCATCCGGACAAGGTAAGCGAGCTGGTGCTGCGCGGCATCTTCATGCTGCGTCGGTGGGAGCTGGAATGGTTCTATCAGGAAGGCGCGAACCGGCTGTTCCCGGATGCATGGGAGCACTACCTCAAGCCCATCCCCGCCGTTGAACGGCATGACCTGATCTCGGCGTTCCACCGCCGCCTGACCAGTGACGACGAAGCCACCCGGTTGGCGGCGGCCAAGGCGTGGAGCGTGTGGGAGGGTGCGACCAGCTTCCTCCACGTGGACGACGACTTCGTCAACAGCCACGAAGATCCGCAGTTCGCGCTGGCCTTCGCGCGCATCGAAAACCACTACTTCGTCAACGGTGGCTTCTTCGAGGTGGAAGACCAGTTGCTGCGCGATGCGCATCGCATTGCCGACATCCCGGGCGTGATCGTGCATGGCCGCTATGACGTGGTGTGCCCGCTGGCCAATGCCTGGGACCTGACCAAGGTGTGGCCGAAAGCCAAGCTGGACATCACCCCGGCATCGGGGCACTCGGCGTTCGAAGCCGAGAACGTGGACGCGCTGGTGCGGGCAACGGATTCGTTCGCCTGA
- the prmC gene encoding peptide chain release factor N(5)-glutamine methyltransferase: MSASSPVSVRDVLADATARLSGPDARHEAELLLLHTLQCARSWLFAHAADALGDADRARFSALVARRAEGEPVAYLTGRRGFWTLDLDVDGATLIPRPETELLVELALARLPLDRPLEVADLGTGSGAIALAVASERPNARVLATDFSEAALAVAARNAQRHALTTVRFAHGSWLVPLQGQRFDLIASNPPYIRSDDPHLQQGDLRFEPATALASGEDGLADIRLLVAGAMQHLHAGGWLLLEHGWDQGAAIRLLLQQAGWDAVETVQDLEQRDRVTLGRRPA, encoded by the coding sequence ATGAGCGCGTCTTCCCCGGTTTCAGTACGTGATGTCCTTGCCGATGCCACCGCTCGGCTGTCCGGTCCGGATGCCCGGCACGAGGCGGAGCTGTTGCTGCTGCATACGCTGCAGTGCGCCCGCTCCTGGCTGTTCGCGCACGCAGCCGATGCGTTGGGTGATGCTGACCGCGCGCGGTTCAGCGCGCTGGTGGCGCGCCGCGCGGAGGGTGAGCCGGTGGCGTACCTGACCGGACGCCGTGGCTTCTGGACCCTGGATCTGGACGTTGACGGGGCGACCCTCATCCCGCGTCCGGAAACCGAGCTGCTGGTCGAGCTGGCACTGGCGCGTTTGCCGTTGGACAGGCCACTGGAGGTGGCCGATCTGGGAACGGGAAGTGGCGCCATCGCCCTGGCCGTGGCCAGCGAGCGGCCGAACGCACGGGTGCTGGCGACCGACTTCAGTGAGGCGGCGTTGGCGGTGGCCGCCCGTAATGCCCAACGCCATGCGTTGACCACGGTGCGCTTTGCCCACGGATCCTGGCTGGTACCGCTGCAGGGCCAGCGCTTCGATCTGATCGCCAGCAACCCGCCTTACATCCGCAGCGACGATCCCCACCTGCAGCAGGGTGATCTGCGCTTCGAACCCGCCACCGCGCTGGCCTCCGGTGAAGATGGCCTGGCTGACATCCGGCTCCTTGTCGCCGGTGCCATGCAGCACCTGCACGCAGGTGGCTGGCTGCTGCTGGAACACGGCTGGGACCAGGGCGCGGCCATCCGCTTGCTGCTTCAGCAGGCAGGGTGGGACGCGGTGGAGACCGTACAGGACCTGGAGCAGCGCGACCGGGTCACGCTGGGTCGACGACCGGCCTAG
- the ahpC gene encoding alkyl hydroperoxide reductase subunit C → MSLINTQIQPFEANAYLNGEFIKVSDSTLKGQWSVLIFMPAAFTFNCPTEIEDAADHYAEFQKAGAEVYIVTTDSHFAHKIWHETSPAVGKAQFPLVGDPTHQLTNAFGVHIPEDGMALRGTFVINPEGVIKTMEIHSNEIARDVSETLRKLKAAQFTAANPNQVCPAKWKEGEKTLTPSLDLVGKI, encoded by the coding sequence ATGTCCCTGATCAACACCCAGATCCAGCCGTTCGAAGCCAACGCTTACTTGAATGGCGAGTTCATCAAGGTTTCCGACAGCACGCTGAAGGGCCAGTGGTCCGTCCTGATCTTCATGCCGGCTGCTTTCACGTTCAACTGCCCGACCGAGATCGAAGACGCGGCGGATCATTACGCCGAGTTCCAGAAGGCCGGTGCCGAGGTCTACATCGTCACCACCGACTCGCACTTCGCCCACAAGATCTGGCACGAAACCTCGCCGGCCGTTGGCAAGGCCCAGTTCCCGCTGGTTGGCGACCCGACCCACCAGCTGACCAACGCCTTTGGCGTGCACATCCCGGAAGACGGCATGGCCCTGCGTGGCACGTTCGTGATCAATCCGGAAGGCGTGATCAAGACCATGGAGATCCACTCCAACGAGATCGCCCGTGACGTGTCCGAGACCCTGCGCAAGCTGAAGGCTGCCCAGTTCACCGCCGCCAACCCGAACCAGGTCTGCCCGGCCAAGTGGAAGGAAGGCGAGAAGACCCTGACCCCGTCGCTTGACCTGGTCGGCAAGATCTAA